Proteins encoded by one window of Halomonas sp. SH5A2:
- a CDS encoding YbaK/EbsC family protein, which translates to MSVETVRQFFAEHAPDINIEELETSTATVQLAADAHGVLPGQIAKTLAFKIGEKSLLIVASGYARIDNRKIRDTFGGKAKMLDAETVMELTSHPVGGVCPFGLATDLPVYCDESLHAYDEVLPAAGSSNSAVRLSPKRLAELVNAEWVDVCKLPESVS; encoded by the coding sequence ATGAGCGTCGAGACCGTTCGCCAGTTTTTTGCCGAGCATGCCCCAGATATCAATATCGAAGAGCTTGAAACCAGCACCGCCACAGTGCAACTGGCCGCTGATGCCCATGGCGTATTGCCTGGCCAGATTGCCAAAACCCTGGCGTTCAAGATAGGCGAAAAGTCACTGCTAATCGTTGCCAGCGGCTATGCGCGCATCGATAACCGCAAGATCCGCGATACCTTTGGCGGCAAGGCTAAAATGCTCGACGCTGAAACCGTGATGGAACTCACCAGCCACCCGGTCGGCGGCGTCTGCCCCTTTGGCCTCGCCACTGATTTGCCGGTGTACTGCGATGAATCGCTCCACGCTTATGACGAAGTCCTCCCCGCGGCGGGCTCATCTAATAGCGCCGTGCGCCTAAGCCCCAAGCGCCTCGCGGAGCTCGTCAACGCCGAATGGGTGGATGTGTGCAAGTTGCCGGAGAGTGTTAGTTAA
- a CDS encoding GNAT family N-acetyltransferase, translating to MTAIRLATIRDIDSLTELLDGYRQFYAQPSDIQAARDFLLQRMRLGDSFILVSENSEGALTGFVQLYPGVSTVGLNARWTLNDLFVLPECRDKGTGRALMEAATQLAHDHGVARLILMTQVENERAQHLYESLGWQRNTAFYGYLLDIK from the coding sequence ATGACGGCCATTCGTTTAGCCACCATCCGTGACATCGATTCGCTTACCGAGTTGCTTGATGGCTATCGCCAGTTTTATGCACAGCCGAGTGATATTCAGGCGGCGCGAGATTTCCTTCTCCAGCGCATGAGGCTCGGGGACTCTTTTATCCTGGTTAGCGAGAACAGTGAAGGAGCACTCACCGGTTTTGTGCAGCTTTACCCGGGCGTTTCCACGGTGGGCTTGAATGCGCGCTGGACGCTGAATGATCTATTCGTATTGCCGGAGTGTCGGGATAAAGGCACGGGCAGGGCGTTAATGGAAGCCGCCACCCAGCTTGCCCATGATCATGGCGTGGCACGTCTGATATTAATGACGCAGGTAGAGAACGAGCGTGCCCAACACCTTTATGAATCACTGGGATGGCAGCGTAATACGGCGTTTTATGGTTATCTACTGGATATTAAGTAA
- the pcsA gene encoding phosphatidylcholine synthase: protein MHILTASGVLLGTMALLALIDNDPVACLLWLGAAMMVDAFDGTLARKYEVKTILPHFDGATLDMVIDYLTWAFIPALFIYFFIELPSNFGLLSVFIILLSSMFCFCNVDMKSQDNYFVGFPAAWNIAAAYFYILDFPPFLTFATIVFLAILTVTRMKFLHPFRVRLFMPLNIAVTLVWCVCATSLVLSSPVHADWALWGWGITSAYFIGMCLWRTAQEWFD from the coding sequence GTGCACATCCTGACGGCCAGCGGGGTGCTGCTTGGCACGATGGCGCTGCTCGCCCTGATCGACAATGATCCGGTCGCCTGCCTCCTCTGGCTAGGCGCCGCCATGATGGTCGATGCTTTCGATGGCACGTTAGCCCGCAAGTATGAAGTAAAGACCATACTGCCCCATTTCGATGGCGCAACGCTCGATATGGTCATCGACTACCTGACCTGGGCGTTTATTCCCGCCCTTTTCATCTATTTCTTCATCGAGTTGCCGTCCAACTTCGGCCTGCTATCAGTATTCATCATTCTGCTGTCATCGATGTTCTGTTTCTGCAATGTCGATATGAAAAGCCAGGATAATTACTTTGTTGGCTTTCCTGCCGCCTGGAACATCGCCGCCGCCTATTTTTATATTCTCGATTTCCCGCCTTTCTTAACATTTGCCACGATTGTCTTCTTGGCTATCCTCACCGTGACCCGAATGAAATTTCTGCACCCTTTTCGGGTTCGCTTGTTCATGCCGCTCAATATCGCCGTCACGCTGGTGTGGTGTGTATGCGCCACGTCGCTGGTGCTCTCAAGCCCCGTGCATGCCGACTGGGCACTATGGGGATGGGGCATCACATCGGCTTATTTCATTGGTATGTGCCTATGGCGTACCGCCCAAGAATGGTTTGATTAA
- a CDS encoding DNA-3-methyladenine glycosylase I, translating to MTNDFIAPDGQSRCQWCGGAPEFLPYHDKEWGFPMDDDQRLFEKLCLESFQSGLSWRTILNKRENFRAAFHHFDFHQVAHFCEDDVQRLLQDAGIIRHRGKIEATINNAQRAKEMVEQEGSLAAFFWRYEPTELAAPQTQTTSPESIALAKELKKRGWKFFGPTTAFAFMQAMGLINDHSDGCVIREQAARAREGFLRPSGRQKTTA from the coding sequence ATGACCAATGACTTTATCGCCCCTGACGGGCAATCTCGCTGCCAATGGTGTGGCGGTGCGCCGGAGTTTCTGCCCTACCATGATAAGGAGTGGGGCTTTCCGATGGATGATGATCAGCGGCTATTCGAGAAGCTCTGCCTGGAGAGCTTTCAGTCAGGCTTGAGCTGGCGCACGATTCTCAATAAGCGCGAGAATTTTCGCGCCGCCTTTCACCACTTCGATTTCCACCAAGTCGCCCACTTTTGCGAAGACGATGTGCAGCGTTTACTTCAAGACGCAGGGATTATTCGCCACCGAGGAAAAATCGAAGCGACCATCAACAACGCCCAACGTGCAAAGGAGATGGTCGAGCAGGAGGGCTCACTGGCCGCATTCTTCTGGCGCTATGAGCCTACCGAGTTAGCAGCGCCACAAACCCAGACCACCTCACCTGAATCCATCGCCCTTGCCAAGGAATTAAAAAAGCGCGGCTGGAAATTTTTCGGCCCCACCACCGCTTTTGCCTTTATGCAAGCCATGGGGCTGATTAACGATCACTCGGATGGATGCGTCATTCGCGAACAGGCAGCTCGCGCCCGAGAGGGATTTTTGCGGCCATCCGGTCGGCAAAAAACCACCGCCTAG
- a CDS encoding fasciclin domain-containing protein has product MKLKLLTAGVCAAALFTGVAVADHGPTSVGGANMLPERNIIENAVNSGDHETLVAAVQAAELVEVLQGEGPFTVFAPTDDAFAKLPDGTVDTLLQPENQEQLQTVLTYHVVPGNMNRDALWEEVMENDGTVAFKTVQGEYLTVSRNGNNLMVMDAQGNGANMTVVDVAQSNGVIHVIDSVLMP; this is encoded by the coding sequence ATGAAACTCAAACTACTTACCGCTGGCGTTTGTGCCGCTGCCCTCTTTACCGGCGTTGCCGTTGCCGATCATGGTCCTACCTCAGTAGGCGGCGCCAATATGCTTCCTGAGCGGAACATTATCGAAAATGCCGTTAATTCAGGTGACCATGAAACTCTGGTGGCTGCCGTACAGGCGGCTGAATTGGTTGAAGTGTTACAAGGCGAAGGTCCTTTTACCGTATTCGCGCCGACAGATGATGCTTTCGCGAAACTTCCTGATGGCACCGTTGATACCCTTCTGCAACCAGAGAACCAGGAACAACTTCAAACGGTGCTTACTTACCACGTCGTACCTGGCAATATGAACCGGGACGCATTGTGGGAAGAAGTCATGGAAAACGATGGCACCGTAGCTTTCAAAACCGTCCAGGGTGAATACCTTACTGTCTCGCGCAATGGTAATAACCTGATGGTCATGGATGCCCAGGGCAATGGCGCCAACATGACAGTTGTTGATGTCGCGCAGTCGAACGGCGTGATCCATGTGATCGACAGCGTGTTGATGCCCTAA
- a CDS encoding sigma-70 family RNA polymerase sigma factor: MLDATQRQQYLIEQLNGCAQGDRNAFERLYRVSSAHLYAQLLRIVRDESAAQDCLQHVFIRIWHAADQYDATRAKPMTWLSTFARNIGIDWLRRQKPQDTTTDEPLLAALLGTDDPEDDSISHQQNDKLNDCLDTLSRHQRQLMEMAYFQGMTHSELANSLSQPLGSVKSWIRRGLERLKTCLTNGI; this comes from the coding sequence ATGCTAGATGCCACGCAACGCCAACAGTATCTTATTGAGCAACTCAACGGCTGCGCCCAGGGCGACCGAAACGCATTCGAGCGTCTCTATCGTGTCTCCAGTGCGCATCTATATGCCCAACTGCTGCGTATAGTAAGAGATGAAAGTGCTGCACAGGATTGCCTTCAACATGTTTTCATCCGAATCTGGCATGCCGCCGATCAATACGACGCCACGCGAGCCAAGCCGATGACCTGGCTTTCCACATTCGCTCGCAATATTGGCATCGACTGGCTGCGCCGCCAGAAACCCCAGGACACCACCACCGATGAACCCTTGTTAGCAGCGCTATTAGGTACCGACGACCCTGAAGATGACAGCATCAGTCATCAGCAAAATGACAAACTGAACGACTGCCTCGATACACTCAGTCGACATCAGCGCCAGTTAATGGAAATGGCCTATTTTCAGGGCATGACTCACAGCGAGCTTGCTAACTCTCTGTCCCAACCGCTGGGCAGCGTTAAAAGCTGGATCCGCCGTGGACTCGAGAGGTTAAAAACATGTCTAACCAATGGGATTTAA
- a CDS encoding anti-sigma factor translates to MSNQWDLSDPDDRHLAAGEYVLGVLDIDQKARFEALLAVSHDLRNDVEDWREYLHLFNERLDPKTPPKEVWQRITQATGAVPFPWWKRLGAWQTMAASFGVIAIALGLLWQQAELSSLPDGEAVFVVQDESRTPGWIISATQEGELIVQAVQPTQVDSEQTGELWLIADGTPVSLGLLPDQGSHRLEPSAELRAQLFNADLAVSVEPQGGAPGGQPTGPIIDHGRLTPVRGSTLNL, encoded by the coding sequence ATGTCTAACCAATGGGATTTAAGCGACCCTGACGATCGCCACCTTGCAGCTGGTGAGTACGTATTGGGCGTATTGGATATCGATCAGAAAGCACGCTTTGAAGCGCTGTTGGCGGTCAGCCATGACCTACGTAATGACGTGGAAGATTGGCGAGAATATCTGCACTTATTCAACGAGCGACTGGACCCCAAGACACCACCCAAGGAAGTCTGGCAGCGCATTACCCAGGCAACCGGAGCAGTGCCTTTCCCCTGGTGGAAGCGTTTAGGCGCATGGCAGACCATGGCGGCCAGTTTTGGGGTAATCGCGATAGCGCTGGGCCTTCTTTGGCAACAGGCTGAACTATCCAGTCTGCCGGACGGAGAAGCCGTTTTCGTGGTTCAGGATGAATCACGCACGCCAGGTTGGATCATTAGCGCGACCCAAGAGGGAGAGTTGATCGTGCAAGCAGTTCAACCGACCCAGGTCGACAGTGAACAGACCGGTGAGCTCTGGTTGATTGCCGATGGTACGCCCGTCTCGCTGGGCCTATTACCTGACCAAGGTAGCCATCGACTGGAACCCAGTGCCGAGCTGCGCGCACAGTTATTCAATGCCGATTTAGCCGTCAGTGTTGAGCCCCAAGGGGGCGCTCCCGGAGGCCAGCCAACCGGTCCGATTATCGACCATGGCCGTTTGACGCCGGTACGTGGCAGCACCCTCAATTTATAA
- a CDS encoding aminotransferase-like domain-containing protein has translation MTRYEEVATILRERIEHGIYRVGDRLPSIRAVCQELDVSISTAQEAYRQLMDVALIESRPKSGYFVLPSRVPSVLPSVSRPAQRPLDVSQWDQVLELVATQRDDDRLLLGRGVPNLEYETLRPLSKILAGLHRSTDLNGFNYDKLSGSPELRQQVARLAIASGCLLHPDDIMVTTGCQEALAIALRTLTQPGDVVAADSPSFYGTMQILKANGLKALEIPTDPQTGISLEALELALEQWPIRAIQVTPTYNNPLGYTMSETRKRALFQLAQRFDVAIIEDDIYGDLSFSLPRPRTVKSFDDDGRVMLCSGFSKTVGPGLRVGWLAPGRYRDQAMHMKYVSTGASATLPQLAVAEFIAKGHYERHLRYATRQYQRQRDIMISWVQRYFPEGSGISYPQGSFLLWVELPAAVDCVRLNERLAKRAIHVAPGSLFSASGKFRQCLRLNYAFTLTPAIESAVHTVGELACEMVEEAQAHEAAL, from the coding sequence ATGACACGCTATGAAGAGGTAGCCACTATATTGCGGGAGCGTATCGAGCACGGCATTTACCGTGTCGGCGATCGCCTGCCCTCTATTCGTGCGGTCTGCCAAGAGCTGGACGTCAGCATTTCGACGGCCCAGGAGGCCTACCGCCAACTGATGGATGTGGCATTGATCGAGTCGCGCCCGAAGTCTGGCTACTTTGTGCTGCCAAGCCGGGTGCCCTCGGTACTGCCGTCGGTTTCTCGCCCGGCGCAGCGCCCGCTGGATGTTTCTCAATGGGACCAGGTGCTAGAGCTCGTCGCTACTCAACGCGACGATGACCGGCTTCTGCTCGGGCGTGGGGTACCCAATCTCGAGTATGAAACGCTGAGGCCACTGTCGAAAATCCTCGCTGGCCTACATCGCAGCACGGATCTGAACGGATTCAACTACGACAAGCTGAGCGGAAGCCCAGAGCTGCGCCAGCAGGTGGCACGGCTGGCCATCGCGTCCGGCTGTCTGCTTCACCCGGACGACATCATGGTGACCACCGGCTGTCAGGAGGCGCTGGCCATTGCGCTGCGCACCCTTACCCAGCCTGGCGATGTGGTGGCCGCGGACTCACCCAGCTTTTACGGCACCATGCAGATTCTCAAGGCCAACGGCTTAAAGGCACTGGAAATCCCCACCGACCCGCAAACCGGCATCAGCCTGGAAGCCCTTGAGCTGGCATTGGAGCAGTGGCCGATCCGCGCCATACAGGTCACACCGACCTACAACAACCCGCTGGGCTACACCATGAGTGAGACACGCAAGCGGGCGCTGTTTCAGCTTGCCCAGCGTTTTGATGTGGCGATTATCGAAGACGATATCTACGGCGATTTGTCATTCTCTCTGCCCAGGCCACGCACCGTGAAATCCTTCGATGACGATGGCCGCGTCATGCTGTGCAGTGGTTTTTCCAAAACGGTGGGGCCGGGGTTGCGGGTGGGTTGGCTGGCGCCGGGCCGCTATCGTGATCAAGCGATGCATATGAAGTACGTCTCCACCGGCGCTTCTGCGACGCTGCCACAGCTGGCCGTGGCGGAGTTCATTGCCAAAGGCCACTACGAGCGCCACCTTCGCTACGCCACCCGCCAGTATCAGCGCCAGCGCGATATCATGATCAGCTGGGTGCAGCGTTATTTTCCTGAAGGTTCTGGCATCAGCTACCCGCAGGGCAGTTTTCTCCTCTGGGTAGAGCTGCCCGCCGCCGTGGACTGCGTGCGCCTAAACGAACGCCTGGCAAAGCGGGCCATCCACGTGGCGCCAGGCTCGCTGTTTTCCGCCTCGGGCAAGTTTCGCCAATGCCTGCGCCTGAACTATGCGTTTACCTTAACGCCTGCTATCGAAAGCGCCGTGCACACGGTGGGGGAACTTGCCTGCGAGATGGTGGAGGAGGCGCAGGCGCATGAGGCAGCCTTATAA
- a CDS encoding DUF1127 domain-containing protein, producing MPRFSLTQLRYQLGHQIRQYRHYRRSRRQLLTLDDRLLKDVGISREQAQTEGHKPFWKHTPREEGPYENR from the coding sequence ATGCCGCGCTTCAGCCTCACACAACTTCGCTATCAGCTAGGCCATCAAATACGCCAGTATCGTCACTACCGTCGCAGTCGCCGCCAATTATTAACGCTCGATGACCGGCTGCTGAAGGATGTCGGTATTAGCCGTGAACAGGCCCAAACCGAGGGCCATAAACCGTTTTGGAAGCATACACCACGAGAGGAGGGGCCTTATGAAAACCGCTGA
- a CDS encoding PhzF family phenazine biosynthesis protein, with the protein MKTAEYYLLDVFTDQPFTGNPLAVFLEAGELETITMQALANELNLAETVFLGAATGPNHFPMRIFTPTQELLFAGHPTVGTAHLLAALNLVNHNQTLRLQPPIGELAVSYDQGRATFTTAQPATVMASTIEHATAVELLGLKEHQVIGNPVFASFGLPFHLIELADVAALESVQIATTIWANAVAPSSAEQVYLYVAEQRHSAEMRIRSRMFSMENSLREDPATGSAAAALTGYLASLQPDALQCRIHQGVEMGRPSIIYTAANGDIEPGYVKVGGNAVVVGKGFFEAHL; encoded by the coding sequence ATGAAAACCGCTGAGTATTACCTGCTGGATGTGTTTACCGACCAGCCGTTTACCGGCAATCCATTGGCCGTCTTTTTAGAGGCTGGAGAGCTTGAGACAATCACCATGCAAGCACTTGCCAATGAATTGAACCTGGCTGAAACGGTTTTCCTGGGTGCCGCTACCGGGCCGAACCATTTCCCCATGCGGATATTTACTCCTACTCAAGAGCTGCTCTTTGCAGGCCACCCCACGGTAGGTACCGCGCATCTATTGGCAGCTTTAAACCTCGTGAACCACAATCAAACCTTGCGGCTTCAGCCACCTATTGGCGAGCTGGCGGTCAGCTATGACCAAGGAAGAGCGACGTTTACGACCGCGCAACCTGCCACAGTGATGGCCAGTACGATTGAACACGCTACCGCCGTCGAGCTATTAGGACTCAAGGAGCACCAAGTGATTGGCAACCCGGTGTTTGCCTCCTTTGGACTGCCTTTTCATTTGATCGAGCTAGCCGATGTTGCCGCTTTAGAGAGTGTGCAAATCGCTACAACCATCTGGGCGAATGCCGTCGCGCCCAGCAGTGCCGAGCAGGTCTACCTATATGTGGCTGAGCAGCGACATAGCGCAGAAATGCGGATTCGCAGCCGCATGTTTTCCATGGAGAACAGCCTACGCGAAGACCCCGCTACCGGCAGTGCAGCGGCCGCACTGACCGGCTACCTGGCATCCCTTCAGCCAGATGCCTTGCAGTGCAGGATTCATCAGGGTGTTGAGATGGGGCGGCCCAGTATTATTTACACCGCTGCCAATGGCGATATCGAGCCCGGTTATGTGAAGGTTGGTGGTAACGCTGTCGTGGTGGGTAAGGGCTTTTTTGAAGCACATCTGTAA
- a CDS encoding class I fructose-bisphosphate aldolase, which produces MTDIAALLGSDAESLLNHTCQGIPRESLHLPGPDFIDRVMTDSDRSPAVLRNMQAFFGHGRLAGTGYLSLLPVDQGIEHSAGASFAPNPRYFDPANIVELALEGGCNGVASTLGVLSSVARRYAHKIPMMLKLNHNETLSYPAIYDQTLFADVEQAHDMGCVAVGATIYFGSHESRRQIMEISEAFERAHQLGMVTVLWAYLRNPDFKHDGTDYHASADLTSQANHMAATLKADIVKQKLPENNGGYKAVGFGHTHEKVYSELTTDHPIDLARYQVANCFMGRAGLINSGGGSKGHSDLGEAVRTAVINKRAGGMGLISGRKAFQKPMQEGVELLHAIQDVYLSKDVAIA; this is translated from the coding sequence ATGACGGATATAGCCGCTTTGCTCGGTAGCGATGCCGAGAGCTTGCTTAACCACACTTGCCAAGGTATACCCCGCGAGAGTTTACACCTGCCTGGCCCCGACTTTATTGACCGCGTCATGACGGATAGTGACCGTAGCCCCGCGGTGCTGCGCAATATGCAGGCTTTTTTTGGTCACGGCCGATTGGCGGGTACCGGCTATCTTAGTTTACTGCCGGTGGATCAGGGCATCGAGCATTCGGCAGGTGCCTCGTTTGCACCGAACCCGCGTTATTTCGACCCAGCCAATATTGTCGAATTGGCGCTTGAAGGGGGTTGCAATGGCGTCGCATCGACGCTTGGGGTTCTCTCTTCCGTGGCGCGGCGTTATGCCCACAAAATCCCGATGATGCTCAAGCTTAACCATAATGAGACCCTGAGCTACCCAGCGATATACGACCAGACGCTCTTTGCCGATGTTGAGCAGGCCCACGATATGGGCTGCGTGGCGGTAGGGGCGACGATTTACTTTGGCTCCCATGAGAGCCGTCGGCAAATCATGGAGATTAGCGAGGCTTTCGAGCGCGCCCACCAGCTGGGCATGGTCACCGTGCTGTGGGCCTATCTGCGTAACCCGGATTTCAAGCACGACGGTACTGATTATCATGCCTCAGCCGACCTCACCAGCCAGGCCAACCACATGGCCGCAACGCTCAAGGCTGATATCGTCAAACAGAAACTGCCCGAGAACAACGGCGGCTACAAGGCGGTCGGTTTCGGGCATACCCATGAGAAAGTCTACAGCGAACTGACCACGGATCACCCCATCGACCTGGCCCGTTACCAGGTCGCCAATTGCTTTATGGGCCGCGCCGGTTTGATCAACTCCGGCGGCGGCTCCAAAGGGCACTCCGATCTTGGCGAGGCTGTTCGCACGGCGGTCATCAACAAGCGTGCCGGTGGAATGGGCCTGATTTCCGGACGTAAAGCATTCCAGAAGCCGATGCAGGAAGGCGTTGAGTTACTACACGCCATTCAGGATGTCTATCTTTCCAAAGACGTGGCGATTGCCTGA
- the hpxO gene encoding FAD-dependent urate hydroxylase HpxO, with the protein MPRPLSTSLNILVIGAGIGGLSTALAFQQQGHRVTVVERVATIRPVGAAISLWPNGVKVMHQLGLGETIEGLSGEMTQMRYLTHTGQTLTDFSLAPLFGDVGQRACPIARAALQQTLLEAVGTEHIQFGRRCDDYTLTPEGVTAHFDDGESLNADLLVVAEGTHSKLRSKLVGHPVERQYVGYVNWNVRVPADEALAPWSHWDQYVGDAKRVSFMPMGSGGNDTGAQEFYCFFDVPLPAGTTNDPDHYRDELREHFTGWAEPVQALIERFDPARMARVEIYDIPPLDSLTAPRAALLGDAAHGMAPDLGQGGCQAMEDAWVLAQAVQRSLEENADVSAAIASALAQYDRARVDRVGEIVQRARKRAAMIHGHDATHTQAWYDELKNEDGQAIIDGLKTTVTGGPLG; encoded by the coding sequence ATGCCCCGCCCTCTTTCCACGTCTCTCAATATTCTCGTTATCGGCGCGGGCATTGGCGGGCTAAGTACCGCTCTCGCTTTCCAGCAGCAAGGGCACCGCGTCACCGTTGTCGAGCGCGTAGCGACCATTCGCCCCGTGGGCGCGGCCATTTCGCTATGGCCTAACGGCGTCAAAGTGATGCATCAGTTGGGCCTTGGTGAAACCATCGAAGGCTTAAGCGGTGAAATGACACAGATGCGCTATCTCACCCACACGGGGCAGACGTTGACGGATTTCAGCCTTGCACCGCTGTTTGGCGATGTTGGCCAGCGCGCCTGTCCGATTGCCCGCGCCGCGCTTCAACAAACACTGCTGGAGGCCGTCGGCACCGAGCACATCCAGTTTGGCCGCCGTTGCGATGATTACACGCTAACGCCAGAGGGCGTTACGGCACATTTTGACGACGGCGAAAGCCTGAATGCCGACCTGCTTGTAGTGGCAGAAGGTACGCACTCAAAGCTGCGCAGCAAGTTGGTGGGGCACCCCGTGGAGCGCCAATACGTCGGCTACGTGAACTGGAACGTACGCGTACCCGCTGATGAAGCTTTGGCACCGTGGAGTCATTGGGATCAGTACGTGGGTGACGCCAAGCGGGTCTCGTTCATGCCCATGGGCAGCGGGGGTAACGACACCGGCGCCCAGGAGTTTTACTGCTTCTTCGACGTGCCTCTCCCCGCCGGCACTACCAACGACCCCGACCACTACCGCGATGAATTGCGCGAACACTTCACAGGCTGGGCCGAGCCCGTACAGGCGCTGATTGAACGCTTTGATCCGGCGCGCATGGCCCGCGTGGAAATCTACGATATCCCGCCGCTCGATTCGCTAACCGCGCCCCGCGCTGCCCTGCTTGGGGATGCTGCTCACGGCATGGCGCCTGATCTTGGCCAAGGCGGCTGCCAAGCTATGGAAGATGCCTGGGTACTGGCCCAAGCGGTGCAGCGGTCACTTGAAGAAAATGCAGATGTGTCGGCGGCCATTGCCAGCGCCCTGGCCCAGTACGACAGAGCGCGCGTTGATCGGGTGGGAGAAATTGTCCAGCGCGCCCGCAAGCGCGCCGCGATGATCCACGGGCACGACGCCACTCACACCCAAGCCTGGTACGACGAACTCAAGAACGAAGATGGCCAAGCGATCATTGATGGCTTGAAGACCACGGTAACCGGCGGGCCGCTGGGGTAA
- a CDS encoding TetR/AcrR family transcriptional regulator, translating into MARTQDEIRQTNVKKILQAAEQLFAEKGYAGASMGEIAQMADIPKSNVHYYFSTKKALYQDVLLELLEVWKQDALCFELYDDPRVVLSTYIRAKMNHSRNRAHGSKVWAAEVMQGAPILKERLRDNLYEWAKLKESKIREWVETGQINPVEPSYLLYMIWASTQHYADFDYQICLLNDDQPLDDLQFEKAVQSVTTVILRGIGLTA; encoded by the coding sequence GTGGCGAGAACCCAAGACGAAATTCGGCAAACCAACGTGAAAAAGATTCTTCAGGCGGCGGAACAGCTGTTTGCTGAAAAGGGCTACGCGGGGGCGTCGATGGGCGAAATTGCCCAGATGGCTGATATTCCCAAATCCAACGTGCACTATTACTTTTCGACCAAAAAAGCGCTTTATCAGGACGTATTGCTGGAGCTTCTAGAGGTCTGGAAACAGGACGCGCTGTGCTTCGAGCTCTACGATGACCCCCGCGTGGTGCTCTCCACCTACATCCGCGCCAAGATGAACCACTCCCGCAATCGCGCCCACGGCTCAAAGGTATGGGCGGCCGAGGTGATGCAGGGTGCCCCGATTCTGAAAGAGCGCCTGCGCGACAACCTCTACGAATGGGCCAAGCTCAAAGAGTCAAAAATTCGCGAATGGGTTGAAACGGGCCAAATCAACCCGGTTGAACCCTCCTACCTGCTCTATATGATCTGGGCCTCGACCCAGCACTACGCTGATTTCGACTACCAGATCTGCCTGCTCAACGACGACCAACCGCTTGACGACCTGCAGTTTGAAAAAGCCGTGCAGTCGGTGACCACGGTGATTTTGCGCGGGATTGGGCTGACGGCGTGA